One region of Bombus affinis isolate iyBomAffi1 chromosome 3, iyBomAffi1.2, whole genome shotgun sequence genomic DNA includes:
- the LOC126914477 gene encoding peptidylglycine alpha-hydroxylating monooxygenase: MKGDFTIYVLFALLFKFIKCNSVNKYALLMPNVTSSREELYLCTPVKVDPSQNYYLTGFEPNAMPGVHHILLYGCGKPGSSKSVWNCGEMGYGINNNEDTIVPCAENSQILYAWARDAPTLILPEGVGFKVGGDSSIKYLVLQVHYAHTAKFQDAGTDDSGVFLYYTLRPLNKLAGVLLLGTGGFIPPRSTTYMETACIIKENKTIHPFAYRTHTHSLGKVVSGYLIKPDYTWIELGKRDPLTPQMFYLIHKNVSAEQGDQIAARCTMYSTRDSWTYIGPTKADEMCNFYLMYYVENDEPLSMKYCFTSGPPNYYWKNAGLFNIPTIEASSL; the protein is encoded by the exons ATGAAAGGAGATTTCACGATTTATGTTTTATTTgcacttttatttaaatttataaaatgtaacAGTGTAAATAAATATGCATTGCTTATGCCAAATGTTACATCAAGTAGG GAGGAATTATATTTGTGTACTCCTGTTAAAGTAGATCCTTCCCAAAACTATTATTTGACAGGTTTTGAACCAAATGCAATGCCAGGTGTtcatcatatacttttatatggTTGTGGAAAACCTGGTAGTTCAAAATCAGTATGGAATTGTGGAGAAATGGGATATGGTATAAATAATAACGAAGATACAATCGTTCCCTGTGCAGAAAATTCTCAG atattatatgCCTGGGCCAGAGATGCTCCAACATTAATTTTACCAGAAGGGGTGGGTTTCAAAGTTGGTGGGGACTCCTCGATTAAATATCTAGTTCTGCAGGTCCATTATGCACATACTGCAAAATTTCAAGATGCTGGCACTGACGACTCTGGTGTATTTCTCTATTACACATTACGTCCATTGAATAAATTAGCTGGTGTTCTCCTTTTGGGAACTGGAGGTTTTATACCACCTCGAAGTACAACATACATGGAAACAGCTTGCATAATAAAAGAGAACAAAACTATTCATCCTTTTGCATATAGAACCCATACTCATTCACTTGGTAAAGTAGTTTCTGGATATTTGATAAAACCAGATTACACTTGGATAGAATTAGGCAAAAGAGATCCTTTAACACCTCAAATGTTTTATCTTATACATAAAAATGTTTCTGCTGAACAAGGTGATCAAATAGCAGCCCGTTGTACTATGTATAGTACACGCGATAGTTGGACATACATTGGTCCTACTAAAGCTGATGAAATGTGCAATTTTTATTTGATGTATTATGTTGAAAATGACGAACCACTATCTATGAAATATTGTTTTACCAGTGGCCCTCCTAACTATTATTGGAAAAATGCTGGTCTATTTAATATTCCTACTATAGAGGCATCTagtttataa
- the LOC126914480 gene encoding proteoglycan 4-like, giving the protein MKVHEFLIILFTIELVALQPGAGALKCYSCEGNSCKEQKLTSETCSSSPSKTTTINPTDTTTTNPTDTTPTNPTDTTPTNPTDTTPTNPTDTTPTNPTDTTPTNPTDTTPTNPTDTTPTNPTDTTPTNPPSSTPTNPPSSTPTNPPSSAPTNPPSPTKPKDSSSTPTDPPSSAPTNPPSPTKPKDSSSTPTNPPSPTKPKDSSSSTASTKPEPSDPNSAATNIDRKRRSVIDRFSRIQFVNGNDTYHCYSATVNGTESKGCTTEKDFCKDKGSSCKLCEEDGCNSATSTVVFTSMIFSLAVIVLFVR; this is encoded by the exons ATGAAAGTGcacgaatttttaataatcttgTTCACGATCGAACTCGTTGCCTTACAACCGG GGGCAGGAGCGCTCAAGTGCTATAGTTGCGAAGGCAATTCATGTAAGGAACAGAAACTTACCTCGGAAACGTGCAGCAGCAGTCCTTCAAAAACGACTACAATCAATCCTACAGACACGACTACAACCAATCCTACAGACACGACTCCAACCAATCCTACAGACACGACTCCAACCAATCCTACAGACACGACTCCAACCAATCCTACAGACACGACTCCAACCAATCCTACAGACACGACTCCAACCAATCCTACAGACACGACTCCAACCAATCCTACAGACACGACTCCAACCAATCCTACAGACACGACTCCAACCAATCCTCCAAGCTCGACTCCAACCAATCCTCCAAGCTCGACTCCAACCAATCCTCCAAGCTCGGCTCCAACCAATCCTCCAAGCCCGACTAAACCCAAGGATTCAAGCTCGACTCCAACCGATCCTCCAAGCTCGGCTCCAACCAATCCTCCAAGCCCGACTAAACCCAAGGATTCAAGCTCGACTCCAACCAATCCTCCAAGCCCGACTAAACCCAAGGATTCAAGCTCGAGTACAGCCTCGACTAAACCCGAGCCTTCAGACCCGAATTCAGCTGCCACGAATATTGATAGGAAGCGTAGAAGTGTGATCGATCGGTTCTCACGAATACAGTTCGTTAATGGCAACGATACATATCACTGTTATTCAGCAACTG tgAATGGCACGGAATCCAAGGGTTGTACCACGGAAAAAGATTTCTGTAAAGATAAAGGAAGTTCGTGTAAACTCTGCGAAGAGGATGGATGTAATTCGGCAACGTCAACTGTTGTATTTACATCTATGATTTTCTCTTTGGCAGTAATCGTATTATTTGTAAGATAA
- the LOC126914481 gene encoding uncharacterized protein LOC126914481 isoform X2, whose protein sequence is MEKMNAPPPVYASSCPTLQSNLSLHSSSYYSEYSGAARRRLSSTGEADTSATSSYEGSDSSENSDESRLEPVSQMEREQLETFFRGLKSQVFVCESLANLYLGSASQTERWELRFTGIPVVVLDLGETRSRSKRRIQILLAERGTCFTLWRETIDNLSSYKVSGPAFHTMCLSSDHTRLAGLSFDNPKAANDLWQHIERLVSCPENISLSIPGKKKKKPVQKKVVLPAKSNISQPCQFQHVTSVDAADRSRYFSLQTMVPPLNELENSLEANF, encoded by the exons ATG GAAAAAATGAATGCCCCGCCGCCGGTATACGCATCTTCCTGCCCTACGTTGCAGTCGAACCTGTCGCTGCACAGTTCTTCCTATTACAGCGAATACAGTGGAGCTGCGAGGAGGCGATTATCGTCGACGGGTGAGGCAGACACCTCAGCCACGTCTAGCTATGAAGGTAGCGATAGTTCTGAAAACAGCGATGAATCGCGTTTGGAGCCGGTGAGCCAGATGGAACGGGAACAACTCGAAACGTTTTTCAGGGGTTTGAAGTCTCAG GTGTTCGTTTGCGAGTCGTTGGCCAACTTGTATCTGGGAAGTGCGTCGCAAACCGAAAGATGGGAGCTTCGATTTACCGGCATACCCGTAGTAGTTTTGGATCTTGGAGAAACCCGATCGAGATCCAAGAGGCGAATTCAGATTCTGTTGGCAGAACGTGGCACTTGTTTTACTCTTTGGAGGGAGACCATCGACAATTTGTCGTCGTACAAG GTATCGGGCCCGGCTTTTCATACGATGTGTCTTTCGTCCGATCACACGCGCCTCGCGGGACTCAGCTTTGATAATCCGAAAGCCGCGAACGACCTTTGGCAACACATAGAAAGACTCGTTTCTTGTCCAGAGAACATTAGTCTCTCGATACcagggaagaaaaagaagaagcccGTGCAGAAGAAAGTGGTTTTACCGGCCAAGAGTAATATCAGCCAACCCTGTCAATTTCAACATGTGACGAGCGTCGACGCTGCCGACCGATCCCGATATTTTTCCCTTCAAACAATGGTGCCACCTTTGAACGAGCTAGAAAATTCTTTAGAAGCAAATTTTTGA
- the LOC126914481 gene encoding uncharacterized protein LOC126914481 isoform X3: MNAPPPVYASSCPTLQSNLSLHSSSYYSEYSGAARRRLSSTGEADTSATSSYEGSDSSENSDESRLEPVSQMEREQLETFFRGLKSQVFVCESLANLYLGSASQTERWELRFTGIPVVVLDLGETRSRSKRRIQILLAERGTCFTLWRETIDNLSSYKVSGPAFHTMCLSSDHTRLAGLSFDNPKAANDLWQHIERLVSCPENISLSIPGKKKKKPVQKKVVLPAKSNISQPCQFQHVTSVDAADRSRYFSLQTMVPPLNELENSLEANF; encoded by the exons ATGAATGCCCCGCCGCCGGTATACGCATCTTCCTGCCCTACGTTGCAGTCGAACCTGTCGCTGCACAGTTCTTCCTATTACAGCGAATACAGTGGAGCTGCGAGGAGGCGATTATCGTCGACGGGTGAGGCAGACACCTCAGCCACGTCTAGCTATGAAGGTAGCGATAGTTCTGAAAACAGCGATGAATCGCGTTTGGAGCCGGTGAGCCAGATGGAACGGGAACAACTCGAAACGTTTTTCAGGGGTTTGAAGTCTCAG GTGTTCGTTTGCGAGTCGTTGGCCAACTTGTATCTGGGAAGTGCGTCGCAAACCGAAAGATGGGAGCTTCGATTTACCGGCATACCCGTAGTAGTTTTGGATCTTGGAGAAACCCGATCGAGATCCAAGAGGCGAATTCAGATTCTGTTGGCAGAACGTGGCACTTGTTTTACTCTTTGGAGGGAGACCATCGACAATTTGTCGTCGTACAAG GTATCGGGCCCGGCTTTTCATACGATGTGTCTTTCGTCCGATCACACGCGCCTCGCGGGACTCAGCTTTGATAATCCGAAAGCCGCGAACGACCTTTGGCAACACATAGAAAGACTCGTTTCTTGTCCAGAGAACATTAGTCTCTCGATACcagggaagaaaaagaagaagcccGTGCAGAAGAAAGTGGTTTTACCGGCCAAGAGTAATATCAGCCAACCCTGTCAATTTCAACATGTGACGAGCGTCGACGCTGCCGACCGATCCCGATATTTTTCCCTTCAAACAATGGTGCCACCTTTGAACGAGCTAGAAAATTCTTTAGAAGCAAATTTTTGA
- the LOC126914445 gene encoding mastermind-like protein 2 → MSGRSANLLHRWLFLAGLICCSSCQSVSSTFENKTGQNEGKPRVFSPRMDYDEWTPLGRGDPLKNNPTFDYVPPVLDRVQYWLDSHTTEPSAKRDVLVLGVTAKKTSPKIAEQFLKFVDGPKFTRSNHQDVPYRNDFTGSTGAEPPKVVRTSNFRNGPIDYRNQNRIQSIPASYYPSPFYNQKTEPYTMMLPPPLTHKDKIVSFVESTQQQQQQQQQQQQQQYNTQTEEGPVLQDSQFYASQPPPKSYNQQQPGKSQFQSQTLSKFSQNKSPLQTVSMQVETIKSVHGSSPSQPTKLKYESVATTPSVSFEKSNLIYQSTQTLSGGWPTGSNGVPSSTSTISDASQSIRHTTDYSHDQYEIDHHVAAASSNHQVVIEQNANIIVDGDNNKDEDVIIGQKEKADSSNTASPVTTTSASNFANDKKENTDEWNSSRSPEKMHIVIANSPHSLDIETTHETKKGQVAVVMPANYSEKKFASSSELKPSETTAVAGFVENSTTTGTEAGIESSSKNEFQPVRNLPIESSIFPQTSQSTAILPNKLMPTYQKQHHAVHFHSTMAPFSSRHPVDSLLAFAPPQAPLSSMMHPQGRPNHGAMHVADSMRPTVGFRAPVSMSMFPPMTHMHAPPPPMRSTIDHMGSSIVGDQSTAHRSPPQLQNLPSMFVDSPPRTSTLIAHSIATEDHYFDRHRSRVPETTASILPTPTSLPFLPTAPSSSVENSALTVVDAHTRHLQTNDRDSSEKKAAADEKEREEDREKEKEKVEMEVEMEEQEKREKERDSRKKISIGSSSVRPPDSTTPPITTMPSLTTDPIFSHYKQPAKPIRGPMYLIIQGHSKVKTYKPTVSKHGVPVEGNEIPESVTERQLSKFEQFVQENTKNRNSATAAAIEKKKTEEKARAEKLAKARQNNLMSLVASGLASFTVPPSSSAAEDEHRGNTVTTIEINAN, encoded by the exons ATGTCGGGGAGATCGGCGAATCTACTACATAGATGGTTATTTTTGGCGGGGCTGATCTGTTGTTCGTCGTGTCAAAGCGTTTCCTCTACGTTCGAAAACAAGACTG GCCAAAATGAAGGCAAGCCGCGGGTATTTTCGCCAAGAATGGATTACGACGAGTGGACACCGCTTGGCCGTGGAGATCCTCTGAAGAACAATCCGACCTTCGATTATGTTCCTCCTGTGCTCGATAGAGTTCAATATTGGCTAGATTCTCACACGACCGAGCCATCCGCGAAACGCGACGTTCTCGTTTTGGGAGTTACCGCGAAGAAAACCAGCCCCAAAATAGCGGAACAGTTTTTGAAATTCGTAGACGGGCCAAAATTCACGAGATCGAATCATCAGGATGTTCCGTATAGAAACGATTTCACCGGTAGCACCGGTGCAGAACCGCCGAAAGTCGTGAGAACGAGCAACTTCAGAAACGGGCCGATCGACTATAGGAATCAAAATAGAATTCAATCGATACCAGCTAGCTATTATCCTAGTCCGTTTTACAATCAAAAGACAGAACCTTACACGATGATGTTACCACCACCGTTGACTCACAAGGACAAAATCGTCAGCTTTGTCGAGTCTActcaacagcagcagcagcagcagcagcaacagcaacagcaacaataCAACACGCAAACGGAAGAAGGGCCCGTGCTTCAAGACTCGCAATTCTACGCTTCGCAACCTCCACCGAAAAGTTACAACCAGCAGCAACCGGGAAAATCACAATTCCAGTCTCAAACTTTGTCCAAGTTTTCTCAAAACAAAAGCCCGCTTCAAACTGTCTCTATGCAAGTGGAAACGATCAAGAGCGTGCACGGTTCTTCGCCGTCGCAGCCTACGAAGCTCAAGTACGAAAGCGTGGCGACCACGCCATCCGTTTCCTTCGAAAAGTCCAATCTGATTTATCAGTCGACGCAAACTTTATCCGGCGGCTGGCCAACCGGTAGCAACGGTGTTCCGTCGTCTACGTCGACCATATCGGACGCTAGTCAATCTATTCGGCACACCACCGATTACTCTCACGATCAATACGAAATCGATCACCACGTCGCGGCGGCATCTTCGAATCACCAAGTTGTCATCGAACAGAATGCAAATATAATAGTCGACGGAGACAACAACAAGGATGAAGATGTGATTATAGGTCAAAAGGAGAAGGCCGATTCGTCGAATACGGCGTCACCCGTTACAACGACCTCTGCGTCAAATTTCGCTAACGATAAAAAGGAAAATACGGACGAATGGAATAGCAGCCGATCGCCCGAAAAAATGCACATCGTTATCGCTAATTCGCCCCATAGTCTCGACATTGAGACGACGCACGAAACGAAGAAAGGTCAAGTGGCGGTCGTGATGCCGGCCAACTATTCGGAGAAGAAGTTCGCTTCGAGTTCGGAATTAAAGCCGTCGGAAACTACCGCTGTAGCCGGTTTCGTGGAAAATTCGACGACCACGGGGACGGAAGCGGGAATTGAAAGCTCATCGAAAAACGAGTTTCAGCCAGTTCGAAATTTACCGATCGAGTCTTCCATCTTTCCACAGACTTCTCAGTCCACTGCCATTTTACCGAACAAATTGATGCCGACCTATCAGAAGCAGCACCACGCGGTGCATTTCCACTCGACGATGGCGCCGTTTTCGTCCCGACATCCTGTCGATTCTTTGCTCGCGTTTGCACCACCGCAAGCTCCTCTTTCTTCGATGATGCACCCACAGGGTAGACCTAACCATGGGGCGATGCACGTTGCCGATAGCATGCGTCCAACCGTTGGTTTTCGAGCTCCAGTCTCGATGTCGATGTTTCCGCCGATGACACACATGCACGCACCGCCTCCGCCCATGAGATCAACGATCGATCATATGGGATCATCGATCGTCGGAGATCAGTCGACCGCGCATCGATCGCCGCCGCAGTTACAGAATTTGCCCTCGATGTTCGTTGATTCGCCGCCGCGAACTTCCACTTTGATCGCGCACTCGATCGCCACGGAGGATCATTATTTCGATCGGCATCGATCTCGCGTACCAGAGACCACTGCGTCTATCCTTCCCACGCCtacttctcttccttttttgcCTACCGCTCCATCGTCCTCGGTCGAGAATTCGGCTTTGACCGTTGTCGACGCACACACTCGACATTTGCAAACGAACGACCGAGATTCTTCGGAGAAAAAGGCAGCGGCCGACGAGAAGGAGCGAGAAGAAGAcagagaaaaggagaaagagaaagtggAAATGGAAGTGGAAATGGAAGAACAAGAGAAGCGGGAGAAGGAACGAGACAGCCGGAAGAAGATATCGATCGGGTCGTCCTCGGTTCGTCCTCCGGACTCCACGACTCCTCCGATCACTACCATGCCGAGTTTGACCACGGATCCCATCTTCTCGCATTATAAACAACCGGCCAAACCTATCCGTGGCCCGATGTACCTTATCATTCAAGGTCATTCAAAGGTGAAGACTTACAAACCTACCGTGAGCAAGCACGGCGTACCGGTAGAGGGAAACGAGATCCCGGAAAGCGTCACCGAGAGACAACTATCCAAGTTCGAGCAATTCGTTCAAGAGAACACGAAAAACAGGAACAGCGCGACAGCGGCAGCGAtcgagaagaagaagacggagGAAAAGGCGCGCGCTGAGAAGCTCGCGAAAGCTCGGCAAAATAATCTGATGAGTCTGGTGGCGAGCGGTTTAGCAAGTTTCACCGTACCACCTTCTTCTTCCGCGGCTGAAGACGAACACCGAGGAAACACAGTGACCACGATCGAGATCAACGCCAATTAA
- the LOC126914481 gene encoding uncharacterized protein LOC126914481 isoform X1, with the protein MPRSDIYLYTRDSDLYHSSHTRERRKRIRRRHEKMNAPPPVYASSCPTLQSNLSLHSSSYYSEYSGAARRRLSSTGEADTSATSSYEGSDSSENSDESRLEPVSQMEREQLETFFRGLKSQVFVCESLANLYLGSASQTERWELRFTGIPVVVLDLGETRSRSKRRIQILLAERGTCFTLWRETIDNLSSYKVSGPAFHTMCLSSDHTRLAGLSFDNPKAANDLWQHIERLVSCPENISLSIPGKKKKKPVQKKVVLPAKSNISQPCQFQHVTSVDAADRSRYFSLQTMVPPLNELENSLEANF; encoded by the exons ATGCCAAGAAGcgatatttatttgtatacaaGAGACTCGGACTTATATCATTCGTCGCATACGagggaaagaagaaaacgaatACGAAGAAGACAC GAAAAAATGAATGCCCCGCCGCCGGTATACGCATCTTCCTGCCCTACGTTGCAGTCGAACCTGTCGCTGCACAGTTCTTCCTATTACAGCGAATACAGTGGAGCTGCGAGGAGGCGATTATCGTCGACGGGTGAGGCAGACACCTCAGCCACGTCTAGCTATGAAGGTAGCGATAGTTCTGAAAACAGCGATGAATCGCGTTTGGAGCCGGTGAGCCAGATGGAACGGGAACAACTCGAAACGTTTTTCAGGGGTTTGAAGTCTCAG GTGTTCGTTTGCGAGTCGTTGGCCAACTTGTATCTGGGAAGTGCGTCGCAAACCGAAAGATGGGAGCTTCGATTTACCGGCATACCCGTAGTAGTTTTGGATCTTGGAGAAACCCGATCGAGATCCAAGAGGCGAATTCAGATTCTGTTGGCAGAACGTGGCACTTGTTTTACTCTTTGGAGGGAGACCATCGACAATTTGTCGTCGTACAAG GTATCGGGCCCGGCTTTTCATACGATGTGTCTTTCGTCCGATCACACGCGCCTCGCGGGACTCAGCTTTGATAATCCGAAAGCCGCGAACGACCTTTGGCAACACATAGAAAGACTCGTTTCTTGTCCAGAGAACATTAGTCTCTCGATACcagggaagaaaaagaagaagcccGTGCAGAAGAAAGTGGTTTTACCGGCCAAGAGTAATATCAGCCAACCCTGTCAATTTCAACATGTGACGAGCGTCGACGCTGCCGACCGATCCCGATATTTTTCCCTTCAAACAATGGTGCCACCTTTGAACGAGCTAGAAAATTCTTTAGAAGCAAATTTTTGA